A window of Maioricimonas rarisocia genomic DNA:
ATTCATCACGGTGGCCGCGTTCGGGCTCGACTTTTTGCCGCAAAGTCTGGGGATCGTGGACGCGATGCCACGGACGTTTAACGCGGTGACCGGTCCTTTGGGGGGCCTGTTCTTCGTGGGAATGTTTCTGCCGCGGGCCGGTGGTTTTGCCGCATCGACCGGCGCTCTGCTGGGGATGGCGACCAGCATCGGGCTGGGCTATCGGAGCGAACTGAGCGGCCTGCTGCAGCAGTGGGGCCTGTTGACCGAAACCTGGCCGGCGATCAGCTTCACGTGGGTGATGCCGAGTGCTCTGGCGGTGACGATCGGCTCGGCGGCGCTCATCTCACTCGTCGTCCCCGGGCGGGAACGTGTATCTGCCGAGCTGACGTGGCGGGGGAAGGAAGGTTCGAGTCTCGAGACGTGAGTCTCGAGTCTAACGAGCCGCGACGGTCACGGAGCGGAAGCGGGAACCACAGGGTTGCCATACCCTCACGCCGCAGGCGGGTGGGCAGGCAACTCGAATCGTTACCAGTCAGCAGGGTGCTGTCGCCGGAAGCGACGCACCATTCGCAGGCTGTTCGTACTCGACATGCAGATGGTGCGTCACGGGCCGACCGTTGGATGACACGTCACCACCAAAGGAAGCCGCCTGGTCCGCTTGCCGTGACACACCCTACGTCTCTGTCAACGTCCTGCCGCGGCCGGGTGGCCGTGGCTGGAGCGAGCAACGCGCGCGAAGCCACGGATGCGAGGAGTTCAAAGCCGGATGCCACGGCTCTGCGCGCCGTGCGCTTCGTCGATGGTCTGATCGAGGCCGGTGCTCGGGGATTCCAAACCGCGTCCCAACGGCTCTGCCAGTGTGTGAAAGGAAGGTGTCGTCGCTGAACCACTCCGCATTCCAACTGGGGGAGCGCTCCCACACGGATTCTTGTGGCTGCGCCACCCAGACCCGTCGTGTGTCTGGGCCACCCGGGGAACGTCTCCGTAACGCACCATCCGAACCGGGGGGCTGTGATGCACTCGCCTGACTTGCGTTTCCCGAGTGCATGGAAACTGTCAACGTCCTGCCGCGCCTGTCCTGCACTCCAGCCACCCTTGCCCGAATTCCAGGTAAACCGACTGGCTGTGGTGCGTCGCCTCCGGCGACGGCCTCCTACGGAACAATGCGATACCAGCACGAAGCGCCAGCGAGTGGATCGAAAATGCTCAGACCGGTGGCGTGACGCGTGAGCGTCGTCCCCGTCACGGTTCCGACGGAGTCCGTGATTCGTATGCCATCATCTCGGTCGTGACCATTAATGCCATCGCACCGCCCCGTTCGTCGAGGCCCAGAACAGCCGTACGGTCGAGGTATGCCCGGAGCGTCTTCTGTTTCCCAGTGCCGGTGCAGACGTCGAACAGTCTTCCGTCGGGGCCGACACGGAGCTTGATCGCCTCCCACGCGCGCAGTGCGACAGGTCTGTATTTCTCTTCGTCGAGCCAGCCGTGACGGAGTCCGCGGAGGATCGCGAAGGTGATCATGCAGGTGCTGCTCAGTTCGCGGTAGCTGCCGGGATGGTCGATCACCTGACGCCACATCCCTGTGGGATCCTGGTGGATGACGAGTGCATCGAGATGTGCACGAAATGCGGTCAGCATCTCGTCCCGGATCGGCTTGAGCGTCGATCGATCGATGCCACGCGATTCCAGTGCCGAGTCCAGATCGGTCAGCGCGAGTGCCAACCCAAGTGCGGGAAATCCATTGCCCCGGCCCCACGGCGACTCGTTCAGAGGTGAGTGACGATACAGCTCGTCGTCCCGCACGCAGAGATCCCGCATGAACTTCAGGTGCCGAAGTGCCATCTCGAAGTACTTCGGATCGCCTGTAAACCGTCCTGCTGCGGTCAGGATCGGGCAGGCCATGAAGACGGCATCGCTCATCTCGCTGTGAAACGGCATCGCCTCGCGCGGATTGCCGTCTTCGTCGAAGGCGTAGTCGGCCGCGGCAGTGACCAGTTCGACATAACGGCGATCGTCGGTGGTGCGGGCGAGTTCCGCGAAGACGAGATGTCCTGCGAGGTGGCTGCCCGAGACACGGTCGCCGAGTGACGCTTTCTCTGCCGAGTGGTACGGGGCAACGATTTCTTCCACGGACATCGAAGCTTCGGAGTCGCCGGTCAACTCGGCAAACCGTGAACGTGCCACCAGTGCAAGTGCCGGCTGATACATGACGGTCTTCAGATGCTTGCCGTACTGCTTGAGCAGTTGCGTCGCGACCTCGCGTGGCGTGCGGTCGAGCCGGGCGATCGCGTTTCGACGACTTGCCGAGAAAGGCCCACGCGGCTGCGGGACCTGCTTCGAAAGAACCCCGATCGTGTTGAAGCCGGAGTAATCCAGCACGGCGGGGAGGTTGAGCGTCATCTCTTGGTTCCAGACCGCCGGCCAGCGGAGTGAGTGCATCTCACCCAGACCGGCAACCGGCTGCCTGCGCAGCGCACCACCGAGCGAATCCTCCGGCCAGGCCACTCCCTTGCCGTCGGACTCGAACACCTGCTGCCAGACCGGATCCTGCGAGTCCACCAGCTCAAACACGGCATCAGGAGCAAACCATCCGAGGAACCGCCAGATGTATGCGGCGGTGGCTGCGTCCCCGCTGCCATAGGCCTGCCCCTGGGGCGGAAACGTGGGCGGGACTGTCGCAGACGCGTCCGATGAGTCTGTCGCTCGCTGTTTCCGGGCATCGGGATCGGGAATCGGGATAATCGCCATGCACCAGTCATGAAACAGTGAGTCCTCATTCTGACGCTGACGCATCTGCTCGAAACAGCCGGCAACAGACTCGGGTGAACCGTCGAATGTGCCGACCATTACCGCGCGCACTTTAGGGGTCCGGTAGTCGAGCGCGCCCTCATCCATGAAGCACCAGATGAGCGATCCCTGCGGGGTGACGCCGATCGGCAGCCGTACCATCCCGGGCCATTGGACGTCGACGATTGCCGCGTCGACCTCGGCATCGAGCTTGTCGTCGGCGAAGGCTGGCACGGCGATCGTGCCCAGGATGGCTGCTGCGAGGATCGTTCGAACCATGATTGCTTCTTGTCATGCAGGGCGGAAGACGGGTGCCGTCAGTACGTACGAGCGATTCTGGTCATTCGCCGCGAGGGTATCAATTGCGAGGTTCCGATCGAGCGCGTGAGACTGACAGTGACAGCTGTCGGATTGGGGAACCACGGAGTTGTCATGACGGTGCGAGGCCCCGGAGGATGAAAATCATCGTGGGGTGCCATGGCCGCGCAGCGGAGTGGCCATGCGGCATGCCTGCCCTTTGAGGCAAGGTTGAACGTCGAACGACGTTCGCACTGCTGGACAAAGCCAGCAGTGGCACCCATGCGAGCAACGCGAGCGAAGCCACGGATGCGAGGAGCTCAAAGCCGGATGCCACGGCTCTGCGAGCCGTGCGCTTCGTCGATGGTCTGATCGAGGCCGGTGCTCGGGGATACCCAACCGCGTCCCAACGGCTCTGCCAGTGTGGGAACGGAAGGTGTCGTCGCTGAGTCAGTCCGTATTCCAACTGGTGGAGCGCTCCCACACGGCTTCTTGTGGCTGCGCCACCCAGACACGTCGTGTGTCTGGGCCACCCGGGGAACGTCTCCGTAACACACCATCGATACGGAAGAACCGGCCCGAACGACAGATGAGAGGTGCGTCGCCTCCGGCGACGGCACCCTACGGGACAACGCGATACCAGCACGAAGCGCCAGCGAGTGGATACCCGCTGCCCGACCGGGGTCGTGCTGCGTGGACGCATTCGACGACCGGCAACAGCTGACCCTGCAAACCGCACGCTCCCGGACGCAGGTGCTGGGACCAGTCCCAGCCTGCGATTCTGCGCGACGCTCCAAGGCGTACCGTTCGGATCTCCTCCGTGTCTCCGTGCCTCTGTGGTTCCCGCTGAGCCACGACTCACGGACGGTTCAGGTCATCGACATCCATCGGCCCAGCAGGATTGACGGGATGAGCAGCAGGGCCGTGGCGATCGCGAACGGGACACCTTCCGGCCCCAGCTTGAAGTAGATCAGCGACGCATCGAGCATGATCAGCGACATCAGCATCGTGCGGACGGCGGTCTGC
This region includes:
- a CDS encoding glycoside hydrolase family 88 protein, whose translation is MVRTILAAAILGTIAVPAFADDKLDAEVDAAIVDVQWPGMVRLPIGVTPQGSLIWCFMDEGALDYRTPKVRAVMVGTFDGSPESVAGCFEQMRQRQNEDSLFHDWCMAIIPIPDPDARKQRATDSSDASATVPPTFPPQGQAYGSGDAATAAYIWRFLGWFAPDAVFELVDSQDPVWQQVFESDGKGVAWPEDSLGGALRRQPVAGLGEMHSLRWPAVWNQEMTLNLPAVLDYSGFNTIGVLSKQVPQPRGPFSASRRNAIARLDRTPREVATQLLKQYGKHLKTVMYQPALALVARSRFAELTGDSEASMSVEEIVAPYHSAEKASLGDRVSGSHLAGHLVFAELARTTDDRRYVELVTAAADYAFDEDGNPREAMPFHSEMSDAVFMACPILTAAGRFTGDPKYFEMALRHLKFMRDLCVRDDELYRHSPLNESPWGRGNGFPALGLALALTDLDSALESRGIDRSTLKPIRDEMLTAFRAHLDALVIHQDPTGMWRQVIDHPGSYRELSSTCMITFAILRGLRHGWLDEEKYRPVALRAWEAIKLRVGPDGRLFDVCTGTGKQKTLRAYLDRTAVLGLDERGGAMALMVTTEMMAYESRTPSEP